In one Lycium barbarum isolate Lr01 chromosome 7, ASM1917538v2, whole genome shotgun sequence genomic region, the following are encoded:
- the LOC132603060 gene encoding sugar carrier protein A has product MAGGVAPIGVTKERAENYKGKLTLYVIIACIVAAVGGSLFGYDIGISGGVTSMDEFLRKFFHSVYQKKQHVHENNYCKYNNQVLAAFTSSLYLAGLVASLVASPITRNHGRRASIICGGVSFFVGAILNASAINLGMLLFGRIMLGVGIGFGNQAVPLYLSEMAPAHLRGCLNMMFQLATTLGIFTANMVNYGTRKLHPWGWRLSLGLAAVPAFVMTVGGLLLPETPNSLIEQGNKIKGRRVLEKIRGTEDVDAEFEDMVDASELACSIKHPFRNILKRRNRPQLIMAILMPTFQILTGINIILFYAPVLFQSMGFKRTASLYSSALTGAVLASSTVVSMAIVDRWGRRILLIAGGIQMITCQVIVAIILGLKFGSDKELTRVYSIIVVVFICLFVAAFGYSWGPLGWTVPSEIFPLETRSAGQSITVTVNLFFTFAIAQSFLSLLCVMRFGIFLFFSGWITVMTIFIYLFLPETKGVPIEEMMRLWEKHWFWKKIVSEDQQANNTNGLNHA; this is encoded by the exons ATGGCAGGAGGAGTTGCTCCAATTGGTGTAACCAAAGAAAGAGCTGAAAATTACAAAGGAAAACTCACACTTTATGTAATTATAGCCTGTATTGTTGCTGCTGTTGGTGGATCACTCTTTGGATATGACATTGGAATTTCAG GGGGAGTGACATCAATGGATGAATTTCTTCGTAAATTCTTCCACTCGGTGTACCAAAAGAAGCAGCACGTCCACGAAAACAACTATTGCAAGTACAATAACCAAGTTCTTGCTGCATTTACCTCGTCTTTATACTTAGCTGGTTTAGTTGCATCTCTGGTAGCATCTCCTATCACAAGGAACCATGGACGTCGTGCAAGTATAATATGTGGTGGCGTTAGTTTCTTTGTTGGAGCAATTCTTAACGCTTCTGCTATCAACCTTGGCATGCTTCTTTTCGGACGAATTATGTTAGGCGTTGGCATTGGCTTTGGCAACCAG GCAGTTCCATTATATTTATCAGAGATGGCACCAGCACACCTAAGAGGATGCCTGAACATGATGTTTCAATTAGCAACAACACTTGGAATCTTCACAGCTAACATGGTAAACTATGGAACACGTAAACTCCATCCATGGGGATGGAGACTTTCGTTAGGCCTAGCAGCAGTACCGGCTTTTGTAATGACAGTTGGAGGCCTGCTTCTTCCCGAGACGCCAAACAGCTTAATTGAACaaggaaataaaataaaaggaagacGAGTTTTAGAGAAGATACGGGGAACTGAGGATGTAGATGCAGAATTTGAAGATATGGTGGATGCTAGTGAATTGGCATGTTCGATTAAGCATCCGTttagaaatattttgaaaaggaGGAATAGGCCACAGTTAATTATGGCGATTTTGATGCCGACTTTTCAGATACTTACAGGGATTAACATCATACTATTTTATGCCCCTGTATTGTTTCAGAGCATGGGGTTTAAAAGAACGGCCTCTCTTTATTCCTCTGCTTTGACTGGTGCAGTTCTTGCTTCATCTACAGTTGTGTCGATGGCTATAGTCGATAGATGGGGTCGGCGAATTCTGCTTATTGCCGGTGGAATCCAAATGATCACCTGCCAG GTTATTGTTGCCATAATCTTGGGACTCAAATTTGGTAGTGACAAGGAGCTTACAAGAGTTTACTCAATTATAGTAGTGGTTTTTATCTGCCTATTTGTAGCTGCCTTTGGATACTCATGGGGTCCACTTGGCTGGACAGTGCCAAGTGAAATTTTCCCCTTAGAGACAAGATCTGCAGGCCAAAGCATCACAGTGACTGTGAATTTGTTCTTCACTTTTGCAATAGCACAATCTTTCCTCTCACTTTTGTGTGTTATGAGGTTCGGTATTTTCCTCTTTTTCTCCGGTTGGATTACTGTCATGACAATCTTCATCTACCTCTTCTTGCCCGAAACGAAGGGTGTTCCTATCGAAGAGATGATGCGCCTTTGGGAAAAGCATTGGTTTTGGAAGAAAATTGTCTCGGAGGATCAACAAGCTAACAACACCAATGGACTCAATCATGCTTAA